A single genomic interval of Alistipes provencensis harbors:
- a CDS encoding ATP-binding protein yields MKEEEILRAVLKDAKTGWWEADMTRRIFHMSDFLQNMLCYPTPEVGFDEIKSLIPEAYAKISGPGNCLLQDAHTLKRAIPLIAPDGHRLWLQWKVIGRETTPDGRDVMTGYVQQTQLEQPADGQDRARIDDLLYRLNSISHTLLALLHSDRTRDTVNKILYEVLTMFRGDRAYIIEFDWEQRTHNCAYEVTAAGVSSEQDRLSSLPMEDFPWWTEHVSQGNSIILSDISDLPSEAAGEHDLLMAQDIKSLLIMPLASRDKVWGYAGIDIVDGHREWTDEDCQWFASLVNIIGLCLDLQRSEQAAQADRLYLQNLYRHMPLGYVRVKMLRDEAGRLGDYRVLDSNEAADRILELPREAYVGHCASELGGDLTLLLDDASKVFETGEYVDGNITLERVKRYLHYVLYSTCEDEVVAFFSDQTEVHQAHEVLYRNERFLRNIFDNIQVGVELYAPDGSLVDINNKDMEIFGVTREEALGLNFFENPLVPQEVRDGVRAGREQAFRINYPFDRLNGYYTSAKTGFLEIYTTVNMLYDIEGNICNFMLINIDNTEINRAHTRLAEFESSFALVSKLGKMGFCRFDLLEREGSGVPQWYRNLGEQPDTPLNQILGVYNHVDPVDKAAILENIARVKAGTSDSFNLDLHILNDDGTEKWTRINVVRNPMNNDPSKIEMVCVNYDISELKMTEKNLIEAKNKAEVSDRLKSAFLANMSHEIRTPLNAIVGFSNLLTEAEDPEERRDYLRVVEENNDLLLTLISDILDLSKIEAGTFDFNYGSVDVNQMCEEVVRSLSLKVQGRPVELRFVGPGGPCFILGDKGRLTQVITNFINNAVKFTAEGSITLSYTVEGDQVRFAVADTGSGIDKEHLANIFERFVKLNSFVQGTGLGLSISKSIVEQMGGRIGVESELGKGACFWFTVPMGIPEELPGSEVTYPQQVSALSVTRSGHRPVLLIAEDTDSNYLLLSLMLKKEYEVIRASNGEEAVRLCEQLQPDAVLMDIQMPVMDGLKATRQIRGTGSHVPIIAVTAYAYDRDRQKALEAGCNEYLAKPLTGDTLRQTLRRLLSGE; encoded by the coding sequence ATGAAAGAAGAAGAGATACTGCGGGCGGTATTGAAGGATGCCAAGACCGGCTGGTGGGAAGCGGATATGACGCGGCGGATATTTCACATGTCCGATTTTTTGCAGAATATGCTCTGTTATCCCACTCCGGAGGTAGGATTCGACGAGATAAAAAGCCTTATTCCGGAGGCGTATGCGAAAATATCCGGCCCGGGTAATTGTCTGCTGCAGGATGCCCATACGCTGAAACGCGCCATTCCGCTGATCGCCCCCGACGGGCATCGGCTGTGGCTGCAATGGAAGGTGATAGGCCGCGAGACGACTCCCGACGGACGCGATGTCATGACCGGTTATGTGCAGCAGACGCAACTCGAACAGCCGGCGGACGGGCAGGACCGCGCCCGGATCGACGACCTGCTCTACCGGCTCAACAGCATTTCGCACACGCTGCTCGCGCTGCTGCACAGCGACAGGACCCGCGATACGGTCAACAAGATTCTGTACGAGGTGCTTACGATGTTCCGCGGCGACCGGGCCTACATCATCGAATTCGACTGGGAACAGCGCACCCACAACTGTGCTTATGAAGTGACGGCGGCGGGGGTTTCCAGTGAGCAGGACCGCCTCAGTTCGCTTCCGATGGAGGATTTCCCGTGGTGGACGGAGCACGTTTCGCAGGGTAATTCCATCATTCTTTCCGACATCAGCGACCTGCCTTCCGAGGCGGCGGGCGAACACGACCTGCTGATGGCGCAGGATATCAAGTCGCTGCTCATCATGCCGCTGGCTTCGCGGGACAAGGTCTGGGGCTATGCCGGCATCGACATCGTCGACGGACACCGCGAGTGGACCGACGAGGACTGCCAGTGGTTCGCGTCGCTGGTCAACATCATCGGGCTATGCCTCGACCTGCAGCGTTCCGAACAGGCGGCGCAGGCCGACCGGCTCTATCTGCAAAACCTCTACCGCCACATGCCGCTGGGTTATGTCCGGGTGAAGATGCTCCGCGACGAAGCCGGGAGACTGGGCGACTACCGGGTGCTCGACTCGAACGAGGCGGCCGACCGGATTCTGGAGCTTCCCCGCGAAGCCTATGTCGGACACTGCGCTTCGGAACTGGGCGGCGATCTGACACTGTTGCTGGATGATGCCTCGAAGGTATTCGAAACGGGCGAGTATGTCGACGGCAACATCACGCTGGAGCGCGTGAAACGCTACCTGCACTATGTTCTCTACTCCACCTGCGAGGACGAGGTCGTGGCTTTCTTCTCGGACCAGACCGAAGTGCATCAGGCTCACGAGGTGCTCTACCGCAACGAGCGTTTCCTGCGCAACATCTTCGACAACATTCAGGTCGGCGTGGAGCTTTACGCCCCGGACGGTTCGCTGGTCGACATCAACAACAAGGACATGGAGATTTTCGGCGTGACCCGTGAGGAGGCTCTCGGACTCAATTTCTTCGAGAATCCGCTCGTTCCGCAGGAGGTGCGCGACGGAGTTCGCGCCGGGCGCGAGCAGGCGTTCCGGATCAACTATCCGTTCGACCGGCTCAACGGCTACTACACGTCGGCCAAGACCGGCTTTCTGGAGATATACACCACGGTCAACATGCTCTACGACATCGAGGGGAACATCTGCAACTTCATGCTGATCAACATCGACAACACCGAGATCAACCGCGCCCACACGCGGCTGGCGGAGTTCGAGAGTTCGTTCGCGCTGGTCAGCAAACTGGGCAAGATGGGCTTCTGCCGCTTCGACCTGCTGGAGCGCGAGGGCAGCGGGGTGCCCCAGTGGTACCGCAACCTCGGGGAGCAGCCCGACACGCCGCTCAACCAGATTCTCGGCGTCTACAACCACGTCGATCCCGTCGACAAGGCGGCGATCCTCGAGAATATCGCCCGCGTCAAGGCCGGGACGTCGGACAGCTTCAACCTCGACCTGCATATCCTGAATGACGACGGCACGGAGAAATGGACGCGCATCAACGTGGTGCGCAACCCGATGAACAACGATCCGTCGAAGATCGAGATGGTCTGTGTCAACTACGACATCTCGGAGCTGAAGATGACCGAAAAGAACCTGATCGAGGCCAAGAACAAGGCCGAAGTCAGCGACCGGCTCAAATCGGCCTTCTTGGCCAACATGAGCCACGAGATACGCACGCCGCTGAACGCCATCGTGGGATTCTCGAACCTGCTGACCGAAGCCGAAGACCCCGAGGAGCGGCGCGACTACCTGCGTGTGGTCGAGGAGAACAACGATCTGCTGCTTACGCTGATATCCGATATCCTCGACCTTTCGAAGATCGAGGCCGGAACGTTCGACTTCAACTACGGGTCGGTCGACGTGAACCAGATGTGCGAGGAGGTGGTGCGCTCGCTGAGCCTCAAGGTGCAGGGGCGTCCCGTCGAATTGCGCTTCGTCGGTCCCGGCGGCCCCTGCTTCATACTGGGCGACAAGGGCCGCCTGACGCAGGTCATCACCAACTTCATCAACAACGCCGTCAAATTCACCGCCGAGGGCAGCATCACGCTGAGCTACACGGTCGAGGGGGATCAGGTGCGCTTTGCGGTCGCGGACACCGGTTCGGGCATCGACAAGGAGCATCTGGCCAACATCTTCGAACGTTTCGTCAAGCTCAACAGCTTCGTGCAGGGCACGGGTCTCGGCCTGTCGATCTCGAAGTCGATCGTCGAGCAGATGGGCGGCCGGATCGGTGTCGAATCGGAGCTGGGCAAGGGTGCCTGCTTCTGGTTTACGGTGCCGATGGGAATTCCCGAAGAGCTTCCGGGCTCCGAGGTCACCTATCCGCAGCAGGTGTCCGCACTGTCGGTGACCCGCAGCGGACACCGTCCCGTGCTGCTGATCGCCGAGGACACGGACAGCAACTACCTGCTGCTGTCGCTGATGCTCAAAAAGGAGTACGAGGTGATCCGCGCCAGCAACGGCGAGGAGGCCGTGCGGCTGTGCGAACAGCTTCAGCCCGATGCCGTGCTGATGGACATCCAGATGCCCGTGATGGATGGTCTGAAGGCCACGCGGCAGATCCGCGGGACGGGAAGCCATGTGCCGATCATCGCCGTGACGGCCTACGCCTACGACCGGGACCGCCAGAAAGCCCTCGAAGCCGGGTGCAACGAATACCTCGCCAAGCCCCTCACGGGCGACACGCTGCGGCAGACGCTGCGCAGGTTGCTTTCGGGCGAATAG
- a CDS encoding cell division ATP-binding protein FtsE — protein sequence MQTDNKYVVRLRDAAIYHADDPFGSRPEKKLLRHGEMVLSEINLSVAPGEFVYLIGRVGSGKSSLLKTLYAEMQLLTGEGYVAGFDLRRLRRRDIPYLRRRIGIVFQDYQLLTDRNVFMNLYYVMKATGWKREQEIRERIDRVLGLVELGAKSYKMPFELSGGEQQRLVIARALLNDPQVLLADEPTGNLDPLTADGIMQLFQKIASQGCAVVMSTHNTALIENYPARAVLFAQGKIREVDLKAELA from the coding sequence ATGCAGACAGATAACAAATATGTTGTCCGGCTCCGCGACGCGGCGATCTACCATGCCGACGATCCGTTCGGGAGCCGTCCGGAAAAAAAACTCCTGCGACACGGGGAGATGGTCCTTTCGGAGATCAACCTCTCGGTCGCACCGGGTGAGTTCGTATACTTAATCGGCCGCGTCGGAAGCGGAAAAAGTTCCCTGCTCAAAACGCTCTATGCCGAAATGCAACTGCTCACGGGCGAGGGATATGTCGCCGGTTTCGACCTGCGCCGCCTGCGCCGCCGCGACATCCCCTACCTGCGCCGCCGCATCGGTATCGTCTTTCAAGACTATCAGTTGCTCACCGACCGCAACGTCTTCATGAACCTCTACTATGTGATGAAGGCCACGGGTTGGAAGCGTGAGCAGGAGATCCGCGAACGCATCGACCGGGTGCTGGGGCTGGTGGAACTCGGCGCCAAGAGCTACAAGATGCCGTTCGAACTCTCGGGCGGCGAACAGCAGCGGCTGGTGATCGCCCGCGCCCTGCTGAACGACCCGCAGGTGCTGCTGGCCGACGAGCCCACGGGCAACCTCGACCCCCTGACGGCCGACGGCATCATGCAGTTGTTCCAGAAGATCGCCTCGCAGGGCTGCGCCGTGGTGATGTCGACGCACAACACCGCCCTGATCGAGAACTACCCTGCCCGCGCCGTGCTCTTCGCGCAGGGCAAAATCCGCGAAGTGGACCTCAAGGCCGAACTGGCGTAA
- the gyrB gene encoding DNA topoisomerase (ATP-hydrolyzing) subunit B: MSTELENVKKQEEEYSASNIQVLEGLEAVRKRPAMYIGDIGEKGLHHLVYEVVDNSIDEALAGYCTDIDVTINEDNSITVRDNGRGIPTDYHEKEGKSALEVVLTVLHAGGKFDKGSYKVSGGLHGVGVSCVNALSNLLIAEIHSRDGKIYRQTYSKGAPTSQVEVVGECTDRGTTITFKPDDTIFTHTTEYKYEILANRLRELAFLNKGISLNLYDKRPDEEGKTREDHFYSEEGLKEFVKYLDATRGTPIVEQIIYLDTEKNGVPVEVAMQYNDSFSENVHSYVNNINTIEGGTHLTGFRRALTRTLKKYAEDSGMLAKLKFDINGDDFREGLTAVVSVKVQEPQFEGQTKTKLGNDEVSAAVDQALTTALGQYLEENPKDAKAIVQKVILAATARHAARHARELVQRKTVLSGAGLPGKLADCSSRDRSIAEIFFVEGDSAGGTAKSGRDRNFQAIMPLRGKILNIEKAQEHRMWENEEIKNMFTALGVTIGTEEDSKALNLEKLRYDKIIIMTDADVDGSHIATLMLTFFFRKMKELIENGHVYIATPPLYLVKKGKQERYCWTEKERDDITAEFGKGSHVQRYKGLGEMNAHQLWETTMNPDTRILRQVNIENAAEADRIFSMLMGDEVPPRREFIEKNAHYANIDA; the protein is encoded by the coding sequence ATGAGTACCGAATTAGAAAACGTAAAAAAGCAAGAAGAAGAATACTCTGCGTCGAACATTCAGGTCCTCGAGGGCCTCGAAGCGGTGCGCAAGCGTCCTGCCATGTACATCGGCGACATCGGCGAAAAGGGTCTCCACCACCTCGTTTACGAGGTCGTGGACAACTCGATCGACGAGGCGCTGGCGGGCTATTGCACCGACATCGACGTGACGATCAACGAGGACAACTCGATCACCGTCAGGGACAACGGACGCGGTATCCCCACCGACTACCACGAGAAGGAGGGCAAATCGGCGCTCGAAGTGGTACTGACGGTGCTGCACGCCGGCGGTAAGTTCGACAAGGGCAGCTACAAGGTCTCGGGCGGTCTGCACGGCGTGGGTGTATCGTGCGTCAACGCGCTTTCGAACCTGCTGATCGCCGAGATTCACAGCCGCGACGGTAAGATCTACCGCCAGACGTACAGCAAGGGCGCCCCGACCTCGCAGGTCGAGGTCGTCGGCGAATGTACGGACCGCGGTACGACCATTACGTTCAAACCCGACGATACGATCTTCACGCATACCACCGAATACAAATACGAGATTCTGGCCAACCGCCTGCGCGAGCTGGCGTTCCTGAACAAGGGCATCAGCCTGAACCTCTACGACAAGCGTCCCGACGAGGAGGGCAAGACCCGCGAGGACCACTTCTATTCGGAAGAGGGACTGAAGGAGTTCGTGAAATACCTCGACGCCACGCGCGGCACGCCGATCGTCGAGCAGATCATCTACCTCGACACCGAGAAGAACGGCGTCCCGGTGGAGGTGGCCATGCAGTACAACGACTCGTTCTCGGAGAACGTGCACTCCTATGTAAATAACATCAACACCATCGAGGGCGGTACGCACCTGACGGGTTTCCGCCGTGCGCTGACCCGCACGCTCAAGAAATACGCCGAGGATTCGGGCATGCTGGCCAAGCTGAAGTTCGACATCAACGGCGACGATTTCCGCGAGGGCCTCACGGCCGTCGTGTCGGTGAAGGTGCAGGAGCCGCAGTTCGAGGGACAGACCAAGACCAAGCTGGGCAACGACGAGGTTTCGGCCGCCGTCGATCAGGCGCTGACCACGGCACTGGGCCAGTACCTCGAGGAGAACCCCAAGGACGCCAAAGCCATCGTACAGAAGGTGATTCTGGCCGCCACGGCCCGCCATGCCGCCCGCCACGCCCGCGAACTGGTGCAGCGCAAGACCGTGCTGTCGGGAGCCGGACTCCCGGGCAAGCTGGCCGACTGCTCGAGCCGCGACCGTTCGATCGCCGAGATCTTCTTCGTCGAGGGTGACTCGGCAGGCGGTACGGCCAAGTCGGGCCGTGACCGTAACTTTCAGGCCATCATGCCGCTGCGCGGTAAGATTCTGAACATCGAGAAGGCGCAGGAGCACCGCATGTGGGAGAACGAGGAGATCAAGAACATGTTCACGGCCCTCGGCGTCACGATCGGCACCGAGGAGGACTCCAAGGCCCTGAACCTCGAGAAGTTGCGCTACGACAAGATCATCATCATGACCGATGCCGACGTCGACGGAAGCCACATCGCCACGCTGATGCTGACATTCTTCTTCCGCAAGATGAAGGAGCTGATCGAGAACGGCCACGTCTATATCGCCACCCCGCCCCTTTACCTCGTGAAGAAAGGCAAGCAGGAGCGTTACTGCTGGACCGAGAAGGAGCGCGACGACATCACGGCCGAATTCGGCAAGGGATCGCATGTGCAGCGTTACAAAGGTCTCGGTGAGATGAACGCCCACCAGTTGTGGGAGACGACGATGAACCCCGACACGCGCATCCTGCGTCAGGTGAACATCGAGAACGCCGCCGAAGCCGACCGCATCTTCTCGATGCTGATGGGCGACGAGGTGCCGCCCCGCCGCGAGTTCATCGAGAAGAACGCGCATTACGCGAACATCGACGCATAA
- the udk gene encoding uridine kinase, producing MDVTVIGVAGGTGSGKSTLVKRLQEAFVGDDVVTLCHDYYYKAHPELNYEERTKLNYDHPQAFDTEMLVEHIKALKNNVPVEHPVYSFVDHDRTAETVFVKPSKVIIVDGILIFENRELRELMDIKVYVDTDADIRLARRILRDVCERGRTMQSVITQYTSTVKPMHDEFVEPSKKYADVIIPEGGFNSVAVTMLIQNIRSLIMGSR from the coding sequence ATGGACGTAACGGTAATCGGAGTCGCCGGAGGAACCGGCTCGGGAAAGTCGACGCTCGTCAAGCGTCTGCAAGAGGCATTCGTGGGCGACGACGTCGTGACGCTTTGCCACGACTACTACTACAAGGCGCACCCCGAACTCAACTACGAGGAGCGCACGAAACTCAACTACGACCATCCGCAGGCTTTCGACACGGAGATGCTCGTGGAACATATCAAGGCGCTGAAAAACAACGTACCCGTCGAGCACCCGGTCTACTCGTTCGTCGACCACGACCGCACTGCGGAGACTGTCTTTGTGAAACCGTCGAAAGTGATTATCGTCGACGGCATTCTGATTTTCGAGAACCGGGAACTCCGCGAACTGATGGACATCAAGGTCTATGTGGACACCGACGCTGACATCCGCTTGGCACGGCGTATCCTGCGCGACGTCTGCGAACGCGGACGGACGATGCAGTCGGTCATTACGCAGTACACCTCGACCGTGAAACCGATGCACGACGAGTTCGTCGAGCCGTCGAAGAAATACGCCGACGTCATCATTCCCGAAGGCGGCTTCAACTCGGTAGCCGTCACGATGCTGATTCAGAACATCCGCTCGCTGATCATGGGCAGCCGATAG
- the mutS gene encoding DNA mismatch repair protein MutS gives MKQYYSIKAVHPDAILLFRVGDFYETFGDDAIKASGILGITLTRRANGSATYVELAGFPYHAIDTYLPKLVRAGERVAICEQLEDPKTVKGLVKRGVIELVTPGIVLGDNILANKENNFIASVYFGRQTTGVAFLDISTGEFYVAEGSDSYVDKLISNLQPKEVVYQRGYEDRFSGSFGSKLYTYRLDEWVFSEDVNREKLCKQFGTKSLKGFGVEQFSSGISAAGAILYYLEFTEHRETGHIASIARIDQDDYVWVDKFTIRNLELFSSNGAREKCSFADVIDRTLTPMGGRLLKRWIAMPIKDPARINERLDVVERFLKDADLADVIREQVALVGDLERIAGRIAAQRVTPRELVQLKNSLGAIETLKAALESTDDDRLHALAGQIDVLAEVRDRIAREIYPDPQNNQIQKGGVIADGVDPELDDLRRIALHGKDYLARIQQRESETTGIPSLKISYNNVFGYYIEVRNAHKDKVPEAWIRKQTLANAERYITEELKEYEEKILGAEEKMLVLEQRIYAEIMAFICGSLAPMLRDAAAVARIDCLQSFARLACERRYVRPVLDDGKLIDIRQGRHPVIETLMPVGEEYIPNDVMLDDKQQQIMMITGPNMSGKSALLRQTALIILMAQMGCYVPAKAAHIGVVDKIFTRVGASDNISQGESTFMVEMLESASILNNISDRSIVLLDEIGRGTSTYDGISIAWAMVEYLHNHPSAHAKTLFATHYHELNEMEQMCPRVKNFHVSVKEMGNQIVFLRKLERGGTEHSFGIHVARMAGMPASIVSRADEILRNLELVYGSNEIVPSRSLKERGRKPTAQAVKEAAESAGPQNMQLSMFQLDDPVLVQIRDQIKGLDINSLTPIEALNKLNEIKKITGI, from the coding sequence ATGAAGCAATATTACTCCATCAAGGCGGTGCACCCCGACGCCATACTGCTGTTCCGCGTGGGCGACTTTTACGAGACCTTCGGCGACGACGCGATCAAGGCCAGCGGCATTCTGGGCATCACGCTCACGCGCCGCGCCAACGGATCGGCGACGTATGTCGAGTTGGCGGGATTTCCCTACCACGCCATTGACACCTACCTGCCCAAGCTGGTGCGGGCCGGCGAGCGCGTGGCCATCTGCGAGCAGTTGGAGGACCCCAAGACGGTGAAGGGTCTCGTCAAGCGCGGCGTCATCGAGCTGGTGACCCCGGGTATCGTGCTGGGGGACAACATTCTGGCCAACAAGGAGAACAACTTCATCGCGTCGGTCTATTTCGGCCGGCAGACCACGGGTGTGGCTTTTCTGGACATCTCCACGGGCGAGTTCTATGTGGCCGAGGGTTCGGACAGCTATGTCGACAAACTGATTTCGAACCTCCAACCCAAGGAGGTGGTCTACCAGCGCGGCTATGAGGACCGTTTTTCCGGCTCGTTCGGGTCGAAACTCTATACCTACCGCCTCGACGAGTGGGTCTTTTCGGAGGATGTCAACCGCGAGAAGCTCTGCAAGCAGTTCGGGACCAAATCGCTGAAAGGTTTCGGCGTGGAGCAGTTCTCCAGCGGCATTTCGGCCGCCGGGGCCATTCTCTACTACCTCGAATTTACCGAGCACCGCGAGACGGGGCATATCGCCTCCATCGCGCGCATCGATCAGGACGACTATGTGTGGGTCGACAAGTTCACGATTCGCAATCTGGAGCTTTTTTCGTCGAACGGCGCGCGTGAGAAGTGCAGCTTCGCCGACGTGATCGACCGCACGCTGACCCCGATGGGCGGGCGCCTGCTGAAACGCTGGATCGCCATGCCGATCAAGGACCCCGCGCGGATCAACGAGCGGCTGGACGTGGTGGAGCGCTTCCTGAAAGATGCGGACTTGGCCGACGTTATCCGCGAACAGGTGGCGCTGGTGGGCGATCTGGAACGCATTGCGGGGCGTATTGCGGCCCAGCGGGTCACGCCGCGCGAACTGGTGCAGCTCAAGAATTCGCTGGGAGCCATCGAGACCCTCAAGGCCGCCTTGGAGTCGACCGACGACGACCGCCTGCATGCGCTGGCGGGGCAGATCGATGTGTTGGCTGAGGTCCGCGACCGTATCGCTCGCGAGATTTATCCCGATCCGCAGAACAACCAGATACAGAAGGGCGGCGTGATCGCCGACGGGGTCGATCCCGAGCTGGACGACCTGCGGCGCATCGCCCTCCACGGCAAGGATTACCTCGCGCGCATCCAGCAGCGCGAGAGCGAGACGACGGGTATTCCGTCGCTCAAGATCAGCTACAACAACGTTTTCGGCTATTATATCGAGGTCCGCAACGCTCACAAGGACAAGGTTCCCGAAGCGTGGATTCGCAAACAGACCCTTGCCAATGCCGAGCGCTACATTACCGAGGAGCTCAAGGAGTATGAAGAAAAAATCCTCGGCGCCGAAGAGAAGATGCTCGTTCTGGAGCAGCGCATCTATGCCGAGATCATGGCGTTCATTTGCGGCTCGCTGGCGCCGATGTTGCGCGACGCTGCCGCGGTGGCCCGCATCGACTGTCTGCAATCCTTCGCGCGGCTGGCCTGCGAGCGGCGCTATGTGCGTCCGGTGCTCGACGACGGCAAACTCATCGACATCCGGCAGGGCCGCCATCCGGTGATCGAGACCCTGATGCCCGTGGGGGAGGAGTATATCCCCAACGATGTGATGCTCGACGACAAGCAGCAGCAGATCATGATGATAACGGGTCCCAACATGTCGGGTAAGTCGGCGCTGCTGCGCCAGACGGCTCTCATCATCCTGATGGCCCAGATGGGGTGCTACGTCCCCGCGAAAGCGGCCCATATCGGCGTCGTGGACAAAATTTTCACCCGCGTCGGGGCTTCGGACAACATTTCGCAGGGCGAATCGACCTTCATGGTCGAGATGCTCGAGTCGGCCAGCATCCTCAATAACATTTCCGACCGCAGTATCGTGCTGCTGGACGAGATCGGCCGCGGTACATCGACCTACGACGGCATTTCGATCGCTTGGGCGATGGTCGAATACCTCCACAACCACCCCTCGGCCCATGCCAAGACGCTTTTCGCCACGCACTACCACGAGCTGAACGAGATGGAGCAGATGTGCCCCCGGGTGAAGAACTTCCACGTTTCGGTCAAGGAGATGGGCAACCAGATCGTTTTCCTGCGCAAACTGGAGCGCGGCGGTACGGAGCATTCGTTCGGTATCCACGTCGCCCGCATGGCCGGCATGCCGGCGTCGATCGTCTCGCGGGCCGACGAAATCCTGCGCAACCTCGAACTGGTCTACGGCAGCAACGAGATCGTGCCGAGCCGCAGCCTCAAGGAGCGGGGGCGCAAGCCCACGGCGCAGGCCGTGAAGGAAGCTGCCGAGAGCGCCGGACCGCAGAATATGCAACTGTCGATGTTCCAGTTGGACGACCCCGTGCTGGTGCAGATCCGCGACCAGATCAAGGGGCTCGACATCAATTCGCTGACCCCGATCGAGGCGCTCAATAAACTCAACGAAATCAAGAAGATAACCGGCATCTGA
- a CDS encoding uracil-DNA glycosylase family protein, with protein MNSEQHPLEPFLPENARLLMLGSFPPKRIRWSMEFFYPNLQNDMWRIVGYLATGDKMHFLEPGGRRFDKGRIEAFCRERGIALYDTAVEVIRLKDNASDNFLQVVREVDLEALLARIPACGNIVTTGQKATDTLRAVTGCDEPAVGEWVAMRFAGRDLKLWRMPSSSRAYPRPVEWKAEFYRKVFSESGII; from the coding sequence ATGAATAGCGAACAGCACCCCCTCGAACCGTTTCTCCCCGAAAACGCCCGCCTGCTGATGCTGGGCAGCTTCCCGCCCAAGCGCATCCGCTGGTCGATGGAGTTCTTCTATCCCAACCTGCAAAACGATATGTGGCGCATCGTGGGCTATCTGGCGACGGGCGACAAGATGCACTTTCTGGAGCCCGGCGGACGGCGTTTCGACAAGGGGCGCATCGAGGCGTTCTGCCGCGAGCGGGGCATTGCGCTCTACGACACGGCCGTAGAGGTTATCCGCCTGAAAGACAATGCGTCGGACAATTTTCTTCAAGTGGTGCGTGAAGTGGATTTAGAAGCCCTGCTGGCCCGCATCCCGGCCTGCGGGAACATCGTCACCACAGGCCAGAAAGCCACCGATACGCTGCGTGCCGTCACGGGCTGCGACGAGCCGGCGGTGGGCGAGTGGGTGGCGATGCGCTTTGCCGGCCGCGACCTGAAACTGTGGCGCATGCCCTCCTCGTCGCGGGCCTATCCGCGCCCCGTGGAGTGGAAAGCCGAATTTTACCGGAAAGTCTTCTCCGAAAGCGGGATCATTTAG